CTCGAACTTCTCGGGGTCGAACTCGGCCATACCCGGCGTTTTCGTGGCAGCGACAAAAGTCAGCCGATACGTCGATTCGGCGGGGCTGTGTCGACGTCGACGCTGTTGACGTAGCTGTTCGTGTCCACCCTGTCCCCCTCGATAAATGGCATGTTGCGATACAAAATAGGGGGCTCGCTCGGAAACGCGGTCGCCATCCGCCTCCCATCGACCGAGTTTCAGTCCGCGCTGATGACGTGCACCGCGTCCGCCGGAATCGAGAGCCGAACCGTCGATCCCTGCCGTACGCCGACTCGTTCGACTGTCGCGTGGCGAGTCCGCGTGGTCATCTCCCACCCCTCGCCTGCGACGGTGACCCGGTACTCGTCTCCCTCGTTCAGTAGGCGGCGGACCGTGCCCGTGAGCGCTGTCGCTCGTGCCGAATCGGGTGCGACGAGGTGAATCCGCGACGGACGGACGCACGCCGTGACGGTCGTGCCGACGGTGACGTCCGCGTCAGTCGGGAGGGCGGCGTCACCGACGCGGAGGACGGCCTCTCCGTCCCGTCCCGCCACGCGTGCTTCGAACACGTTCTCGCTCCCGGTGAACCGGGCGACGAACGCGCTCTCCGGTCGATTCAACACCGCTTCCGGCGTGCCGAGCTGGTCGACCCGTCCCGCCCGCAGCACCGCGAGCCGGTCGCCGAGGACCGTCGCCGCCCGCTGGTCGTGTGTCACGTAGACGACCGGGATGTCGAGCGAGGCGAAGAGGTCGTGCAACTGGTCCCGAAGCCGTCGACGGATGGGCGAGTCCAGACTCGAAAGCGGCTCGTCCAGCAGCAGGGCGTTCGGGTCGGCCGCGAGCGTCCGAGCGAGGGCGACCCGCTGTCGTTCACCTCCCGAGAGCGCTGCCGGACGGCGGTCCAACACCGAACCGATCTCGAGCATCTCGACGAGTTCGTCGACGCGGCCTCGACGCGTCGCCGCGTACTCGACGTTCTCGCGGCCGGTCATGTGCGGAAACAGCGCGCCCTCTTGGAACACCACCCCTACCTCGCGCTCTTCGAGCGGCGTGCCGACCAGTTCTCGGCCGTCGAGAGTAATCGAGCCACGCTCCGGCTCGACCATCCCCGCGACGAGCGAGAGCAGTGTCGTCTTGCCACTCCCCGACGGTCCGAGCACCGAGAGGACCTCCTGTCCGACGGTGAGGTCGACCGGGCCGAACTCGAACCCATCGTACGATTTCGCGACGCCGTCGAGTACGAGCGTCATTCCCAGGGGTTCGACGCGACGGTGTTCAACACGACGAGCGTCCCGACAGCGAGGAGTACGAGCAGTATCGCGACCGGATAGGCGTTGTCGAGCCCCAGCGAGATGAACGACACCCAGATCTGGACCGGCATCGTCCGCGGGTAGTACGCCAGCATCATCGTCGCGCCGAACTCGCCCATCGCGCGTGCGAAGACGAGCGTCACGCCCGCGAGGATACCCGGCCCGGCGAGCGGCAGTGTGACGCGTCGGGCGGTCTCCCACCGGCTCTTCCCGAGCGACCGCGAGGCGTGTTCGAGCGTCCGGTCGACTCCCTCGAACGCCGCTTTCGCCGTGATGACGACGAACGGCGACGCGACGAACAGCTGGGCGAGGACCACACCGACGAGCGATCGGGTGAGCGGGACGCCCGCCGCCGCGGCCGCACTCCCGACGAGGGTGTTCGGTCCGATGACGGTGAGCAACACGACGCCGCCGACCGTCGGCGGGAGGACGAGTGGCAGCACCACGGCCGCGAGGACGGCGTTCTTCCACGGCGTCGTCGCGCGCGCGAGCCAGTACGCGAGCGGGAGGCCGAAACCGGTGGCGACGACCGTAGTGACCGAGGCCGAGAGCAGCGAGGTCGTCGCGGCGTTCACGACGGTCGGCTCCGTCATCCGCCTGGCGACCTCTGCCGGCGGCACCGAGAGGAACAGCGAGGTGACCGGGACGAGGTAGTAGACGAGCAACAGCCCACCGAGTACGAGCGCAGTCTTGAACCAGTCGTAGCGCGGTGCGTGCCGCGAGCGTGTCGAGTGTGTCGAGTGTGCCGCCATCGGACTAGATGAGTACCGTGATATCCGAGACCATCTCTCCGAGCGCCACAGCCGGCGGTCGACGCCGGTCGCTTTCACCCGCGCCCGGCGGTCCCACCGCCTCTCTGACCGCCGCCGGGACGTCGCCCTCGTACCGCGGGAAGCTGTCGCGGAGCAGGAAGCCGGCGTCTGCGAGATAGTCACCGGTCGTGTGGACGTCGAACACGGCGAGTGCAGCGTCGCTCAACTTCCGTATCGTCGAGCCGTAGCTTATCACGCCGCCTTCGATCTCCTGCCCGGTCGGCAGGGTGTACGAGACGGTCGAGTACCACTCCTCGGCGTACGCCGGCGAACTGAGGTCGATCTGCCCCGGGAGGGCGATGTACTCGTAGCCCCGTTCGACGGCCATGTTGCGGTAGGCGATGGCCGCGTCTATCGACCCCGTCTCGAACTGGCTGATCAACCCCGTCTCCGGGTAGATCTGCTCGCGTCGGAGCACCGTCTCCGTGAGGTTCGAGGCGTCGTCGTAGTACCGCGAGGCGAGTTCGAGCGCGAAGAGCGTCCGATACCCCAGTGGGTCCTGGTCGGGGTCGGTCCGCCCGAGCCTGACGTCGCCCTCGACAAGCGGCTCGTACCACCGTTCGGTCCCGGCCTCGGCGAGGCGCGTTCCGCCCTCGGTGTCGGGGTTGTAGGCGATGACGACGGCGTTGCTCGTGAACACCGAGTGCCACGGCGGCGAGAGCGGCTCGTCGAAGAGCGCCGTGTCGGCCACCGTGACGATGTCGGGGTCGCGTTGGCCCTCGGCGATCATCCGAGCGACGGCCGCCGACCCGTGCGCTTCGACCTCGATGGGGACGTCGACGGCGGGTTGGAGGCCGTGCTGGAGCGCGTGCTGGAGGCTCCCGGCCGCGAGGATGGCGACGGTCGTCGACTGCCCACTACTCTTACTCGCCCGCGCCGTCGCCGCCGACGTGGAGGGCACGCCGCCGCCTCCGCCACCGCTCCGGCCGGTGCAGCCGGCCACTCCCGCGAGGCCGACGGCCCCGAGGAAGTTCCGACGTGTCATCGTAGTTCGCTCGCTCGACATACCATCACAGAACACCATTTGAGGGAAAAGCATATCTCAAAGAGATTTGTTTCACCTTCATGGTCTCACCCGACTCGACGACGCTGACAGCGCGGCAGGTGGAGGTGCTCGAACTCCGGGAGGCGGGTCACACCCAACAGGAGGTCGCCGAACGGCTCGGGACCACCGACTCGAACGTGAGTGCCATCGAGCGGGCCGCCAACACCAACGTCGAGAAGGCCCGGAAGACGCTCGAACTCGTCCGGACACTGCGCTCGCCGGTCCGGTTCACCGTCGACGCCGGCACGTCGTTCGACGACCTCGTCGACCGCGTGTACACCGAGTGTGACGCGGCCGGGACGCAGGTCTCGTACTGTCGGCCGGAGCTGTACGCGCACCTGTTCGGACAGCTCGAACCGCACACGCAGCGTAATCGACTGGAGACCGCTGTCGACGTCGGCGTGACGCGCGAGGGCGACGTGACGGTGTTCGCGCCCGGCCGCTGACCGCGCGGCCGACTACAGCTGTTCTCCGACGAGGCGGTCGGCGCGGGCGACGAACTCCTCCCGAGCACCCGCGGGGATGGTCGCGCCCGCGGCCACGTCGTGACCGCCGCCGTCTCCCCCGACCGCCTGTGAGGCCTCGCGCATCACGACGGAGAGGTCCAGTCCCCGACGGACCAGTGCGTGTGACCCACGCGCGGACACCTTCACCTCGCCGTTGCCGGCGTCGGCGAACGCGATGATGGGGCGGTCGTGTCGGACGCCGCTGGACCCGACGGCCATCCCGGCGACGATGCCAACGATGGTCTCGCGGATTCGCGATTCCGCGTCGAACCACTGCACGTTCTCCTCGACGGTGACGCCCTCGGTCTTCACCCACTGGAGCCCCTCCGAGAGGTTCCGACGGTGGTTACGGAGGAGTTGTCGCGCCTGGTCGAGCGCCGGGCCGCGGTCGCCGAGACAGACCGACAGCCCGACGTCCGCGCGTTCGTACCGTGCCGTCGCGTTCAACAGCGTCGAGAACTCGCTCACGTCGCGTAACTCGGTCCCGGGCGTCTCGTCGGTGAGGACGTACGTCGTCCCGACGAGTGCGTTGATTCGTTCGGCAGGCACGCCGCGCGAGATGGCGTAGCGCATGAGCGCGTTGACGAGCGTCTTCCGCTCCTCGCCGGTGAGGTCGACCCAGTGGCGCCACTCGCCGTCCCGCTTGAGGTCGAGTTCCAGGTCCGAGAGGAACGAGACGGCCCCTGC
This window of the Salinigranum halophilum genome carries:
- a CDS encoding ABC transporter ATP-binding protein gives rise to the protein MTLVLDGVAKSYDGFEFGPVDLTVGQEVLSVLGPSGSGKTTLLSLVAGMVEPERGSITLDGRELVGTPLEEREVGVVFQEGALFPHMTGRENVEYAATRRGRVDELVEMLEIGSVLDRRPAALSGGERQRVALARTLAADPNALLLDEPLSSLDSPIRRRLRDQLHDLFASLDIPVVYVTHDQRAATVLGDRLAVLRAGRVDQLGTPEAVLNRPESAFVARFTGSENVFEARVAGRDGEAVLRVGDAALPTDADVTVGTTVTACVRPSRIHLVAPDSARATALTGTVRRLLNEGDEYRVTVAGEGWEMTTRTRHATVERVGVRQGSTVRLSIPADAVHVISAD
- a CDS encoding molybdate ABC transporter permease subunit, with product MAAHSTHSTRSRHAPRYDWFKTALVLGGLLLVYYLVPVTSLFLSVPPAEVARRMTEPTVVNAATTSLLSASVTTVVATGFGLPLAYWLARATTPWKNAVLAAVVLPLVLPPTVGGVVLLTVIGPNTLVGSAAAAAGVPLTRSLVGVVLAQLFVASPFVVITAKAAFEGVDRTLEHASRSLGKSRWETARRVTLPLAGPGILAGVTLVFARAMGEFGATMMLAYYPRTMPVQIWVSFISLGLDNAYPVAILLVLLAVGTLVVLNTVASNPWE
- a CDS encoding extracellular solute-binding protein; protein product: MTRRNFLGAVGLAGVAGCTGRSGGGGGGVPSTSAATARASKSSGQSTTVAILAAGSLQHALQHGLQPAVDVPIEVEAHGSAAVARMIAEGQRDPDIVTVADTALFDEPLSPPWHSVFTSNAVVIAYNPDTEGGTRLAEAGTERWYEPLVEGDVRLGRTDPDQDPLGYRTLFALELASRYYDDASNLTETVLRREQIYPETGLISQFETGSIDAAIAYRNMAVERGYEYIALPGQIDLSSPAYAEEWYSTVSYTLPTGQEIEGGVISYGSTIRKLSDAALAVFDVHTTGDYLADAGFLLRDSFPRYEGDVPAAVREAVGPPGAGESDRRRPPAVALGEMVSDITVLI
- a CDS encoding Tfx family DNA-binding protein — translated: MVSPDSTTLTARQVEVLELREAGHTQQEVAERLGTTDSNVSAIERAANTNVEKARKTLELVRTLRSPVRFTVDAGTSFDDLVDRVYTECDAAGTQVSYCRPELYAHLFGQLEPHTQRNRLETAVDVGVTREGDVTVFAPGR
- a CDS encoding single-stranded-DNA-specific exonuclease RecJ; protein product: MSADVDTGGSESGPVPALFDRATACADRLRAADRVLLASHIDADGLTSAAIASRALERAGLCFETIFEKQLDRAAVERIARSDYDTVLFTDFGSGQLDVITEFEGEFTPVIADHHQPANAETEYHLNPLLEGIDGASELSGAGASYVLARALGGERNRDLAGLAVVGAVGDMQDGDGGLSGANEGIVREGVDAGVLSEETDLLLYGRQTRPLPKLLEYASEARIPGISNDEAGAVSFLSDLELDLKRDGEWRHWVDLTGEERKTLVNALMRYAISRGVPAERINALVGTTYVLTDETPGTELRDVSEFSTLLNATARYERADVGLSVCLGDRGPALDQARQLLRNHRRNLSEGLQWVKTEGVTVEENVQWFDAESRIRETIVGIVAGMAVGSSGVRHDRPIIAFADAGNGEVKVSARGSHALVRRGLDLSVVMREASQAVGGDGGGHDVAAGATIPAGAREEFVARADRLVGEQL